The proteins below come from a single Desertibacillus haloalkaliphilus genomic window:
- a CDS encoding NYN domain-containing protein, translated as MGDVLLVDGYNIIGAWPELTKLKENDLAGARDLLVEKMAEYQAYTGYKVIIIFDAHMVYGVGKKYHNFRVDVIYTRENETADERIEKLVLELKNIETRVYVATSDYTEQSVIFGNGALRKSARELLIEMKTIEQGIGKVVEKTKKHEPSTKLPLSKEIVEIFEKWRRGER; from the coding sequence ATGGGCGATGTTTTGTTAGTAGATGGCTACAATATCATTGGTGCTTGGCCTGAGCTAACCAAGCTTAAAGAAAATGATTTAGCAGGTGCTCGTGATCTTCTTGTTGAAAAAATGGCGGAATATCAAGCGTATACCGGCTATAAGGTCATTATTATCTTTGATGCCCACATGGTTTATGGTGTGGGCAAGAAATATCATAACTTTCGTGTTGATGTCATTTATACGCGTGAAAATGAGACGGCGGATGAACGTATTGAAAAGCTTGTGTTAGAACTAAAGAACATCGAAACGCGTGTGTATGTGGCGACATCTGATTATACGGAGCAATCGGTGATTTTCGGAAATGGAGCATTAAGGAAATCAGCTCGTGAACTGCTAATCGAAATGAAGACGATTGAACAGGGAATTGGAAAGGTTGTCGAAAAGACGAAAAAACACGAACCTTCGACAAAATTACCGCTTTCAAAAGAAATTGTTGAAATTTTTGAAAAATGGCGTCGAGGCGAGCGTTAA